In Methanophagales archaeon, the sequence CTGCGCCGTTGTTCCGCACCTCCACCCTTATACTGCAGGATTCGCCAACTTCCGCATGAGCAGGTGCATCTATCTTCACTAATTCTATATCTGGCATCATCGGATAAACGGTCACATTCTCGGTGAGCATGTTGTTTGTCAGATCCGATTCGTATGCTTTTCTATCCGCATTTGCCTCCGCCTGCAGCGTGCAATTCGTTTGTTGTGAGACTTCAGGAGGAATCCACCGGAATTCCACTGCTTTACGCTTTCCAGGCTCAAGCGGCGCATCCACTGTTTCGTTTCCTATTGTTCCTCCGCCGTAACCCCCACCGCAGCTGTATGAGAGCGAAACATTAAACGATTCATTCACAGGCGCATCGCCTACGTTCTTCACCCATACATTAACGTGCGTTTCAATGCCACCACATATTTTCTTCCCCGCTTCCTCAGCATCAATTTCATCAACAACAATATCTGGCTTCTTCAGCGAGCCGATTGCCCACACTTTACCCCCACCTGTTGTGTAAATCGTGCCTTCCACTATAGCCACTGTTGAGCCACCATAATCGGTGCGCCATTTAAGCTCACCTGTCAATGCATCGAGACACCATAAGCCCGCATAATCAGGCACCATACCACCACCCGGCTCACCAGCAAACACCTTTTTATCTATTGATACAACGGGAGAGTTCGTCCAATGACCGATGCGATGCCACTTCCCTTCTTCATCCTTTATGTTGCCCTCTTTACCTTCCGATGGAAGGTCCCATTTTATCACCCCTCTTCCATAAGAACGGCTCTCTTCCACATCAAAACACGTCACATAATTGTCACTACCCCAGCCGGCACCTGCGATATAAACGAAAGAGCCTTCATCAAAAGACGCATATGCGGGTGTTGAATCCGTCGGTCTTCCATTATTTTGCCATTCTTTATTCCATATCAATGAACCTTCATGTGCATCCACACAATATATGCCGGATGTGGATTCGTAGAACCCGTAGGTTGTCAGGTAAACCTCGCCTCCCACAGTCGTGATTGAGGAATAAACGCCTGACGGGAACCCATGCTTCCATTTCTCCTCGCCAGTCTCGGGATTCACACAATACAGAGCTCCTCCTGAGGACCCCATGTAATCGGCGGAGCCGAGATAGAGGTTGCCAAGTGCAGCTCCTGGTGTTGACATCGCAGCCCCCTCGCTCACCTTCAACGACCACGCATGTTCTCCCGATTTCCATGATGAAACTCCGCCTGAATATTTCCAGCCAAGCATACCACCAGGGTCCTCTACCGCCACAAAATCAACATCTTTTACTCCTGCAACCCTGCATGCATATTCACCCGTGAAATTGTATCTGTTCGTGCCGTCAACACGATAGCAGTAATAAGTGCCGTTCTTGTATGTGCCGAAAAACACACTGTTGCATGCTGCGAGAGCACCTCCGTTCACTCCTCCTATGTCCTCGTTCGCTCTGCCAGCAAGGTAGTATCGCACTTGTGAATTGCCAGAATTCGCATCTATCTCGTGCAGTGCAACCGCAGGAACACTTCCTTTCGGCTCTGCAGAAGCTTCTTCCGTCTTCATGAGGATAACAGTGCCGCGCATCGGCACATATATTTTACCGTTGTAAAACGCGGGTGTGAGCCATGAGCCGTATCCCCACAGACCCTTCGGTGAGGATTTCCATATCATTGAACCATCCTCCGCATCCAGGCATGTCACCCATCCGCTCGTGCCGTCGCAGCAGAACGCATATATCCTGTTGTTCACGGTGATAAGCGATGATGAGGGCACCGCACCCACATCTGCACTGCACCACAGGAGTGTCGGAGCTTTGGGTGTTGTTGTAAGTGCGAATCCTGCGTTCGTATGGAATCCAGACCATGACTTCTCAGCACCTGAATTCAGTATCATGAATGTGTTTGACACTGCTTCTCCGTATGCATACTCACCGTATGCTTCCACTTTTATCTTGTAGTCAAAACCATCAGCGACATTCCGTGTGTCCCATGAATATTCGCCTCTGTTCTCAATTGCATGAGCAACCTCAAACCATCTCCTACCCCTGTCCGGGCTATACCAGAGATTTATGTAAAGTGTTCTGTTGAAAGGAGGAGCGCTCCACCTTATCTTCCTCACGCCTTTCCATCTCTCTCCGCCCTTCGGCGCTATGATTTCTACAGGAACCCTCTCCACAACATCCACTTTTACCGTCAGATTATTGTTCGTCTCATTTGATTCATACATCGAATCGTTGCAATCAACGAAAAACGATATATTTAGCGTGCCTATTCGCCCGGGAATCCAGTTGAACTCAACAGTAGTGTTCCCGTAAAATGTGTCAACATGCCGCATAATCTCCTCGCTCTCGTTCTCAATACTTCCATTAATCATCATGGATACATTGAAATTGTCGCCCGCACCGCTTATGTTCAGTTTTATCCTATTTGATTCGTTGAAGAATATGTGAGGTGGCAGCACAACATTCATAGGCTTGAGGTCCGGAAGCACAACATTTACGAACTCTGTTTCGTTGTTGTTCGTTTCATCTCGTTCTATCACCTCATTATCAGAATCAACAAACACTCTCACTTTGTATTCTCCCGTTCTGTTGGGTTTCCAGTGCAGCACGACATCAAAACGCTCATCAGCCCGCTCAGCTCGTAGATTCTGCCTGTCCTCGAGATGCCATGCATCACAAACACCGTTGCCGATGCCAGTGCGGTTTCCACCGTTTCCTCCACTGATATTGCAGATGAGAAGCGAGACATTGAAGCACCTCGCAACACCGCCTATCTCAACATATATGGGGTTTGTGGCATTCGCATATATTGTGGGAACCCGCATCTCCCTGACATTAAGGTCCGGAGAGCTCACCCACATCATCTTCGTGAGTTTATTGTTGTTCTCATTTGATTCCTGCACGGCGTCATTGCAGTCAACGAAGACAGTGAGATTGTGAACACCGACATGAGAAGGCGTCCAGTTAAGGGAGACTTCAACAATTCCTTCCCTGTTCTCGCTCCCTATCCCATTTATCTCCTTCATATCCTGCAGCTCTTTTTCATCGTTTTCATCGTACAGCGCAACACTGAACCTTTCGTCCGTTCTTCCTCTTATTTTCACGACAACCTCATTTGTCAGGTTCACGATGCTCGTCTCTGCATGCATCTCCAGAGGCACCAGGTCAGGATGTTTCACACGAATATTGATTGAGAATGCGTTGTTACTCTCATCTCGCTCTTCCACTTCGTTAAAATAGTCAGCAAACACGGTTATGTTATGTGGACCTGCGCTTTCAGGGCGCCATTTGAACGACACGGTCTTCATGCCTTCCGCCCACACGTCTCCTGTTTGCATCCTGCTCACTGCCTTTCCGCTGTCAATCAGCGTAACGGGT encodes:
- a CDS encoding PQQ-binding-like beta-propeller repeat protein, with translation VREAVEDAAPGTVIYVHEGTYNAYSCVSPCICPWDYYVLNRVDIVDKNNITLIGDGWNTVLNSNFPCTHDGRWKIPLINIINSSNITIMNLALIESGIEHELIHIENSRDITIDNCKIRSTRGILIAYSLINTPVVIIKNSTYCRFSNNLIYSIEGYDSNHMTHNYGTNPAIFLDSHSSNNLFFDNTFCKVLRGIRVEGNHNKMYHNNFYREHALDYLQLRKYWNSASLRNWTENKVSPIVSDAGSGNLWDSNYWGEHFVVANFDMYLNGATRTKNFSGVWRSCYPRKDNNSDGIYDKWYASPDPVYGNPVIDHYPAIEPFNTELDASIEGFVVPNRIYRGVNNSVYVLIRRKAGIGLINESKFNIMLLARKDGTWYEISNTTLHIGGIFEGFDVSKRSVLLWKPEDAGEYEIKARITSDIEDINAPNNEFAVKVEVDDAPSFVRSLREQWRPPDVKKPRRNAISPAIAVMAAFARGSDSQRYGWFDDRSGQWVKDSLRYGAEISLRSAGEWAARTMSVVASGGRPHDFAGINFIGATERFYNGANMSGYDVAWNDAYTLMALASTRRTFKSEIVENVTRDLVSKQHEDGHWEFVGAYMEGKASDTAVAVQALCAVRPFLNGPLRDAVDASIEKGLSYLRDVQKEDGSFSRFGDDPSAIATARVLQAFIAAGYNDGDSTVVSGASEYLSSSEQNIELERYLFFVNASIFVEELNNGTLNRTLPVLHSIFEDYHLEFTGNSSEVSVEVINASGTWKVKDEENRHIYMFRAGETEEFGRVIHIYEVLSGWNDLPVDEYNMRITALNGEPYPVAIEILRERPLPDLSVERVDAPAYAIEGANCTISAFVKNNGGVIPVTLIDSGKAVSRMQTGDVWAEGMKTVSFKWRPESAGPHNITVFADYFNEVEERDESNNAFSINIRVKHPDLVPLEMHAETSIVNLTNEVVVKIRGRTDERFSVALYDENDEKELQDMKEINGIGSENREGIVEVSLNWTPSHVGVHNLTVFVDCNDAVQESNENNNKLTKMMWVSSPDLNVREMRVPTIYANATNPIYVEIGGVARCFNVSLLICNISGGNGGNRTGIGNGVCDAWHLEDRQNLRAERADERFDVVLHWKPNRTGEYKVRVFVDSDNEVIERDETNNNETEFVNVVLPDLKPMNVVLPPHIFFNESNRIKLNISGAGDNFNVSMMINGSIENESEEIMRHVDTFYGNTTVEFNWIPGRIGTLNISFFVDCNDSMYESNETNNNLTVKVDVVERVPVEIIAPKGGERWKGVRKIRWSAPPFNRTLYINLWYSPDRGRRWFEVAHAIENRGEYSWDTRNVADGFDYKIKVEAYGEYAYGEAVSNTFMILNSGAEKSWSGFHTNAGFALTTTPKAPTLLWCSADVGAVPSSSLITVNNRIYAFCCDGTSGWVTCLDAEDGSMIWKSSPKGLWGYGSWLTPAFYNGKIYVPMRGTVILMKTEEASAEPKGSVPAVALHEIDANSGNSQVRYYLAGRANEDIGGVNGGALAACNSVFFGTYKNGTYYCYRVDGTNRYNFTGEYACRVAGVKDVDFVAVEDPGGMLGWKYSGGVSSWKSGEHAWSLKVSEGAAMSTPGAALGNLYLGSADYMGSSGGALYCVNPETGEEKWKHGFPSGVYSSITTVGGEVYLTTYGFYESTSGIYCVDAHEGSLIWNKEWQNNGRPTDSTPAYASFDEGSFVYIAGAGWGSDNYVTCFDVEESRSYGRGVIKWDLPSEGKEGNIKDEEGKWHRIGHWTNSPVVSIDKKVFAGEPGGGMVPDYAGLWCLDALTGELKWRTDYGGSTVAIVEGTIYTTGGGKVWAIGSLKKPDIVVDEIDAEEAGKKICGGIETHVNVWVKNVGDAPVNESFNVSLSYSCGGGYGGGTIGNETVDAPLEPGKRKAVEFRWIPPEVSQQTNCTLQAEANADRKAYESDLTNNMLTENVTVYPMMPDIELVKIDAPAHAEVGESCSIRVEVRNNGA